A region from the Deltaproteobacteria bacterium genome encodes:
- a CDS encoding amidinotransferase yields the protein MTRIARISDGGASLRRILMCEPAYYGIEYEINPWMSRARQADPARARKQWEDLYNLLENKLGLSVSLLAPVEGVPDLVFTANAGLVRGNTFIPSNFRHPERRAEAPVFRRWFEKEGYDIRPLPADLPFEGEGDAIEVGGEMFCGYRLRSDIRTHVHLGEFVGKRVLSLELVDPRFYHLDTCFCPLAEDAVACYRPALDPYALKVIETYVPRMVEISREDALRFACNAVVAGKKVVLNAGCGDFRRSLRKSGYEVWETDLSEFIKAGGAAKCLVLFLD from the coding sequence ATGACACGCATAGCCCGCATTTCTGACGGGGGGGCTTCCTTGCGCCGCATCCTCATGTGCGAACCGGCCTACTACGGCATCGAGTACGAGATCAACCCATGGATGTCCCGCGCGCGCCAGGCCGATCCCGCCCGTGCCCGGAAACAGTGGGAGGACCTCTACAACCTGCTCGAAAATAAACTGGGGCTTTCGGTCTCGCTCCTTGCGCCGGTCGAGGGGGTCCCCGACCTCGTCTTCACCGCGAACGCCGGCCTGGTCCGCGGGAACACCTTCATCCCGAGCAACTTCCGGCATCCCGAGCGCCGCGCGGAAGCCCCGGTCTTCCGGCGTTGGTTCGAAAAGGAAGGCTACGATATCCGCCCCCTTCCCGCGGACCTTCCCTTCGAGGGGGAGGGCGACGCTATCGAGGTCGGCGGCGAGATGTTCTGCGGCTACCGGCTCCGCTCAGACATCCGCACCCATGTCCACCTCGGAGAGTTCGTGGGAAAGCGGGTCCTGTCGCTCGAGCTCGTGGATCCACGCTTCTATCACCTGGACACCTGCTTCTGCCCGCTCGCGGAGGACGCCGTAGCCTGCTATCGTCCCGCCCTCGATCCTTATGCCCTTAAGGTGATCGAGACCTACGTGCCCCGGATGGTCGAAATCTCCAGGGAGGACGCGCTCCGGTTCGCCTGCAATGCCGTGGTGGCGGGGAAAAAGGTCGTGCTGAACGCCGGCTGCGGGGATTTCAGGCGGAGCCTTCGGAAGTCGGGATACGAGGTGTGGGAGACGGACCTCTCGGAGTTCATAAAGGCCGGCGGCGCCGCAAAGTGCCTGGTGCTTTTCCTGGATTGA
- a CDS encoding AIR synthase: MRGRHENIGNPPAGQQESPRPPDFFTIPVFKRTCPGALPADDGGNPEGVIYCLLREDSVNPQFPCVGKVSSEIFDEIILPRLGLKRPEILVGPHHGVDVGVVDLGNGQVMVTTTDPIFVVPPYGWERSGWFAVHILASDAATSGIRPQYITMDLNLPLSMSRECLEALWAAVHRECGKLGMAILSGHTGRYQGCEYPMIGGATVIGIGPRDRYVTPMMARPGDVVIVTKGAAIETAGLFAVTFPRVVAERYGEKAARDAEEIFWQMSVVEDAFTAAEAGVRDAGVTAMHDATECGVWGGLFEVARASAVGMTIDKDKIIVQDLVGKVCELFGVDPYSSISEGTLIIACRPHKAQEVIRRLSDKGIPSSMVGEIMESKDGLRVFEKGTAHELTHPGVDPFWAAFGNAATQETR; this comes from the coding sequence ATGCGGGGAAGGCATGAAAATATAGGGAATCCACCTGCCGGGCAGCAAGAGTCACCCCGGCCGCCTGATTTTTTTACCATTCCGGTATTCAAACGGACCTGCCCGGGTGCGCTTCCTGCCGACGACGGGGGAAACCCCGAGGGGGTGATATATTGTTTGTTACGGGAGGACAGCGTGAATCCGCAGTTTCCTTGCGTCGGCAAGGTATCTTCCGAAATCTTCGATGAAATCATCCTTCCCCGGCTGGGTCTGAAACGCCCGGAGATCCTCGTGGGTCCCCATCACGGTGTGGATGTCGGGGTCGTCGACCTGGGGAACGGTCAAGTGATGGTGACGACAACGGACCCGATTTTCGTCGTCCCCCCTTACGGGTGGGAGCGTTCGGGCTGGTTCGCGGTCCACATCCTGGCCTCCGATGCGGCCACGTCGGGAATCCGGCCGCAATATATCACCATGGATCTGAATCTCCCTCTCTCCATGTCCCGGGAGTGCCTTGAAGCGTTGTGGGCGGCGGTGCACAGGGAGTGCGGCAAGTTAGGCATGGCAATCCTGTCGGGACACACCGGCCGCTATCAAGGATGCGAATATCCGATGATCGGCGGCGCCACAGTCATCGGAATAGGTCCCAGGGACCGGTATGTGACCCCCATGATGGCGCGGCCGGGAGACGTCGTAATCGTCACCAAAGGGGCGGCCATCGAAACCGCCGGACTGTTCGCCGTCACCTTTCCCCGGGTGGTGGCGGAACGATACGGGGAAAAAGCCGCGCGGGATGCGGAGGAGATTTTCTGGCAGATGTCGGTCGTTGAGGACGCCTTCACCGCGGCTGAAGCCGGGGTGAGAGACGCCGGCGTGACGGCGATGCACGATGCCACCGAGTGCGGCGTGTGGGGCGGTCTTTTCGAGGTCGCCAGGGCGTCGGCAGTCGGCATGACCATCGACAAGGACAAGATCATCGTGCAGGACCTGGTGGGGAAGGTGTGCGAACTGTTCGGAGTCGACCCGTATTCGTCGATCAGCGAGGGGACGCTGATCATCGCCTGCCGGCCGCACAAGGCGCAGGAAGTGATCCGTCGGTTAAGCGACAAAGGGATTCCCTCCAGCATGGTGGGTGAGATCATGGAATCGAAGGATGGATTGCGAGTCTTCGAAAAGGGAACGGCTCACGAATTGACCCATCCCGGGGTGGATCCGTTTTGGGCCGCCTTCGGCAATGCGGCCACGCAGGAGACGCGTTGA
- a CDS encoding SOS response-associated peptidase gives MCGRFTLFEADSILSREFGADISASPTPRYNIAPSQQVLAVRVSPGTEKREFAWLRWGLIPRWAKDPSIGNRMINARAETVAGKPAFRDAFKRRRCLIPASGFYEWMKGERRKQPHYIRLKNRRPFGIGGLWEQWQGPGDPPIESCTLLTTEANETISPLHDRMPVILPPESYDLWLNSEVMDRELLLPILRPFPADEMEAFPVGFRVNDPKVDNPRCIDPIDASH, from the coding sequence ATGTGCGGACGGTTTACGCTCTTCGAAGCCGATTCGATACTTTCCAGGGAATTCGGTGCGGATATATCCGCGAGCCCGACCCCTCGATACAATATCGCCCCTTCTCAACAGGTCCTTGCCGTTCGCGTATCGCCCGGAACGGAAAAGCGGGAGTTTGCCTGGTTGCGCTGGGGATTGATTCCTCGATGGGCGAAAGATCCGTCCATCGGCAATCGCATGATCAATGCACGCGCCGAAACCGTCGCCGGGAAACCGGCCTTCCGTGACGCTTTCAAGCGCCGGAGGTGCCTGATCCCTGCGAGCGGATTCTACGAGTGGATGAAGGGGGAGCGCAGGAAACAACCCCATTACATCCGCTTGAAGAACCGCCGCCCGTTCGGGATAGGCGGGCTTTGGGAACAATGGCAGGGACCGGGCGATCCGCCGATCGAAAGCTGCACGCTGCTCACCACTGAAGCGAACGAAACGATTTCCCCGCTGCATGACAGGATGCCCGTGATCTTGCCGCCCGAATCCTACGATCTATGGCTGAATTCGGAGGTAATGGACCGCGAACTCCTGCTGCCTATCCTGCGTCCCTTCCCCGCCGATGAAATGGAAGCGTTCCCCGTCGGATTCCGGGTAAACGATCCGAAGGTAGATAATCCGCGTTGCATCGATCCGATTGACGCCTCTCATTGA
- a CDS encoding TIGR00300 family protein, with product MATFSKVVELRGHIIDSLTFPKVLDEILDHGAEYETEEIDVGKKRQDPSYARIRITAPSEEVLLKVLGHIRRLGAMAVEEEEVRLDPAPGDGFFPDGFYATTNLPTWVRHGGRWLEVEDLCMDSGIRVLPEEGRAACVKMYQVKAGDFLVAGQEGVRVEPLRKELSRRGLFEFMSSTVSPEKPKVLIIDEIAREIRRIKMEGGGRILWVLGPALVHTGARDCFSALIEAGYVDAVFAGNGLAAHDIEVSLYGTSLGVSTRGGKILPRGHEHHLRAINFIRSVGGISRAIELGHLSDGIMHGLVKAGIPYVLAGSIRDDGPLPEVITDAVEAQKRMRELCRGVSMAVMIATMLHSIATGNLLPAKVRTVCVDIQSEMVTKLADRGTHQSLGLVTDAELFLRELAGKLKG from the coding sequence ATGGCCACGTTCTCAAAGGTCGTCGAATTGCGGGGTCACATCATAGACTCCCTCACCTTTCCCAAGGTCCTGGACGAGATCCTGGACCACGGCGCCGAGTACGAAACGGAAGAGATCGACGTCGGAAAGAAGCGCCAGGACCCGAGCTACGCACGCATCCGGATCACTGCGCCGTCGGAGGAGGTCCTGCTCAAGGTCCTCGGGCACATCCGGCGCCTGGGGGCCATGGCGGTCGAAGAAGAGGAAGTACGCCTGGATCCGGCTCCGGGCGACGGCTTCTTTCCCGACGGCTTCTATGCGACTACAAATCTTCCCACCTGGGTTCGGCACGGAGGCCGCTGGCTGGAAGTCGAAGACCTCTGTATGGACAGCGGTATCCGGGTGCTCCCTGAGGAAGGCCGGGCGGCCTGCGTCAAAATGTACCAGGTCAAGGCAGGCGACTTTCTGGTGGCGGGTCAAGAAGGCGTCCGCGTGGAGCCCCTGAGGAAGGAGCTCTCCCGCCGCGGGCTCTTCGAGTTCATGTCCAGCACCGTCTCACCCGAGAAACCGAAGGTGCTTATCATCGATGAGATAGCCCGGGAGATTAGGCGGATAAAGATGGAAGGCGGGGGACGGATTCTCTGGGTTCTGGGGCCGGCCCTGGTACATACGGGAGCCCGGGACTGTTTCAGCGCCCTCATCGAAGCCGGGTACGTGGACGCGGTCTTCGCGGGGAACGGTCTCGCCGCGCACGATATCGAAGTTTCCCTGTACGGCACTTCCCTCGGCGTATCGACCAGGGGGGGAAAGATCCTCCCGCGGGGACACGAGCACCATCTCCGCGCCATCAATTTCATCCGGTCCGTGGGGGGGATCTCGCGGGCGATCGAGCTGGGTCATCTTTCAGACGGCATCATGCATGGCCTCGTCAAGGCCGGAATCCCATACGTTCTTGCCGGCTCCATCCGCGACGACGGCCCCTTGCCGGAAGTGATCACCGACGCCGTCGAGGCCCAAAAGCGGATGCGGGAGCTCTGCCGGGGGGTGTCCATGGCCGTGATGATCGCCACCATGCTCCACTCCATCGCCACGGGCAACCTGCTGCCCGCGAAGGTCCGCACGGTGTGCGTGGACATCCAGTCCGAAATGGTGACCAAGTTGGCCGACCGGGGGACCCATCAGTCGCTGGGCCTGGTAACCGATGCCGAGCTGTTTCTGCGCGAGCTCGCCGGGAAGCTCAAGGGATGA
- a CDS encoding NADH-quinone oxidoreductase subunit N, whose protein sequence is MPASDVLALLPLIAVAAGSVAVMIAATFRSHALAAGLAALSLAAAFALVPAVSPLSPRQVTPLLSVDRYALFCMGLIFASGFAVVLISFGYLRDRPDPKEEFYFFLLLAVLGSAVLAGSRHFASFFLGLELLSVSLYAMVAYPREGDISLEAGLKYLILAGASSAFLLFGMALVYARCGTMEFVRPGASLSLAGGFRDAYLLAGLGLILAGAGFKLGVVPFHLWTPDVYEGAPAPATAFVATVSKGAMAALLLRYVVDAGAYDSPSALAAINVVAVASILAGNLLALLQSNVKRILAYSSIAHLGYLLVALAAGGPLAWEAVMFYLVAYFITTLAAFGVVTVMSGPDRDADAIDDYRGLFLRRPWLAGIFSAALLSLAGVPLTAGFVGKFYILAAGIRVEAWLPVVTLVLGSTIGLFYYLRIIVAVYSRLPGEGAGTAPFAPAVPLAGIVTLAGLVLLLVGIGVYPAPLLRLIQAAAAGLVPGP, encoded by the coding sequence ATGCCCGCCTCCGACGTGCTCGCCCTTCTTCCGCTGATCGCGGTCGCCGCGGGGTCGGTGGCTGTGATGATCGCCGCCACTTTCCGCAGCCACGCGCTTGCGGCCGGACTGGCGGCCCTCTCCCTCGCCGCGGCCTTCGCGCTCGTTCCGGCGGTATCCCCGCTGTCCCCCCGGCAGGTCACTCCGCTCCTGTCAGTCGACCGGTACGCCCTCTTTTGCATGGGACTGATCTTCGCGTCGGGCTTCGCGGTGGTCCTCATTTCATTCGGGTATCTCCGGGACAGGCCGGACCCGAAGGAGGAATTCTACTTCTTCCTGCTTCTCGCGGTGCTGGGTTCGGCCGTCCTGGCAGGGAGCCGGCACTTTGCGTCCTTCTTCCTGGGGCTGGAGCTCCTGAGCGTCTCGCTCTACGCCATGGTCGCCTACCCGCGGGAGGGCGATATTTCCCTCGAGGCTGGACTGAAATACCTTATCCTCGCGGGTGCGTCATCAGCCTTCCTTCTCTTCGGGATGGCCCTGGTGTACGCCCGCTGCGGGACGATGGAGTTCGTGCGTCCAGGCGCGTCGCTTTCCCTTGCAGGCGGGTTCCGGGACGCCTATCTCCTTGCGGGGCTGGGGCTGATCCTCGCCGGGGCGGGGTTCAAGCTGGGAGTGGTCCCATTCCACCTGTGGACACCGGACGTCTACGAGGGAGCCCCCGCACCCGCGACGGCCTTCGTGGCCACCGTGTCGAAGGGCGCCATGGCGGCGCTTCTCCTCCGGTACGTGGTCGACGCGGGGGCCTACGATTCCCCGTCCGCGCTGGCGGCGATAAACGTCGTCGCGGTGGCTTCGATCCTGGCGGGAAACCTGTTGGCCCTCCTGCAAAGCAACGTGAAACGCATTCTCGCCTATTCCTCGATCGCTCACCTGGGTTACCTGCTGGTGGCTCTTGCGGCGGGAGGTCCCCTTGCCTGGGAAGCGGTGATGTTTTACCTGGTTGCGTATTTCATCACCACGCTGGCGGCCTTCGGAGTCGTTACCGTCATGTCCGGGCCGGACCGGGACGCGGATGCGATCGACGATTACCGGGGCCTCTTCCTGCGCCGGCCCTGGCTGGCCGGGATCTTTTCGGCGGCTCTCCTGTCCCTGGCGGGAGTTCCGTTGACCGCGGGATTTGTGGGAAAGTTCTACATCCTTGCGGCAGGCATCCGGGTGGAGGCGTGGCTCCCGGTGGTAACCCTTGTGCTCGGCAGCACCATCGGCCTCTTCTATTACCTCAGGATCATCGTTGCGGTCTATTCGCGGTTGCCGGGGGAGGGAGCCGGTACCGCTCCGTTCGCGCCTGCGGTTCCGCTTGCCGGGATTGTCACGCTGGCCGGGCTTGTCCTGCTCCTCGTCGGAATCGGCGTATACCCGGCCCCGCTCCTGCGCCTGATCCAGGCGGCGGCCGCAGGCCTGGTTCCCGGTCCGTGA
- the nuoM gene encoding NADH-quinone oxidoreductase subunit M, translating to MILPVLILIPLAGGVVAWLLECGDARRPRWVCLAALTLDLLLVLVLWAVSFPRMDGSAGGWIAELRWSWIPRFGIGLRLAMDGISLLLSALTVFLGIAAVAASWTEIREQVGFFHFNLMWVLSGVLGVFLSLDLFLFYFFWELMLVPMYFLIAVWGHENRIYAAVKFFLFTQLSGLLMLLAILGLYFVHHRATGVYTFDYERLLGTPMGGATSWWLMLGFFAAFAVKLPAVPLHTWLPDAHTEAPTAGSVILAGLLLKTGAYGLLRFAVPLFPEAARAFAPLAMALGAAGILYGALLAFAQSDLKRLVAYTSVSHLGFVMLGIYSGSVLALQGAVLQMICHGLSTGGLFILAGALQERIHTRDMDMMEGLWAVSPRMAGAGLFFALASLGLPGIGNFVAEFLVLLGAYRVDPAVTAVAVVGLVAATVYSLRLVQQTFHGSNVRGWTFPDFTMREMVVMAAMIALLLWIGLRPQTLIDTAAPDLYRIAASVSVASAPAGR from the coding sequence ATGATCCTGCCGGTACTCATTCTCATCCCGCTTGCAGGGGGAGTCGTCGCCTGGCTGCTCGAGTGCGGAGACGCGCGCCGGCCCCGTTGGGTCTGCCTTGCCGCCCTGACACTCGATCTACTGCTCGTCCTCGTCCTGTGGGCCGTATCATTCCCACGGATGGACGGGTCGGCCGGCGGCTGGATCGCGGAGCTGCGGTGGAGCTGGATACCCCGTTTCGGAATCGGCCTCCGCCTGGCGATGGACGGGATCAGCCTGCTTCTTTCGGCGCTGACCGTGTTCCTGGGGATCGCCGCGGTGGCCGCTTCGTGGACCGAGATCCGGGAACAGGTCGGGTTCTTCCACTTCAACCTGATGTGGGTCCTCTCGGGGGTGCTGGGCGTCTTCCTGTCCCTGGACCTTTTCCTCTTCTATTTTTTCTGGGAGCTGATGCTCGTCCCGATGTATTTTCTCATCGCCGTCTGGGGCCACGAGAACCGCATCTACGCCGCGGTAAAGTTCTTCCTGTTCACGCAGCTCTCCGGGCTGCTCATGCTCCTCGCCATCCTGGGACTTTATTTCGTCCATCACCGCGCCACCGGCGTCTACACCTTCGACTACGAGCGGCTCCTCGGCACCCCGATGGGAGGGGCGACATCATGGTGGCTCATGCTCGGTTTCTTTGCAGCCTTCGCCGTGAAGCTGCCCGCAGTGCCGCTGCACACCTGGCTTCCGGACGCCCACACGGAGGCGCCCACCGCGGGGAGCGTGATCCTCGCCGGTCTTCTCCTCAAGACGGGCGCCTACGGCCTCCTGCGCTTCGCCGTCCCTCTCTTTCCGGAAGCGGCGCGCGCATTCGCGCCCCTGGCCATGGCGTTGGGGGCGGCCGGTATCCTTTACGGCGCCTTGCTGGCCTTCGCCCAGTCCGACCTGAAGCGGCTGGTGGCGTACACGAGCGTCAGCCACCTGGGATTCGTCATGCTGGGGATCTATTCCGGGAGCGTCCTGGCGCTCCAGGGCGCGGTCCTTCAGATGATCTGCCACGGGCTCAGCACGGGGGGCCTCTTCATCCTGGCGGGGGCGCTCCAGGAGAGGATCCACACGCGGGACATGGACATGATGGAGGGGCTGTGGGCGGTCTCCCCGCGGATGGCGGGGGCAGGCCTTTTCTTCGCCCTTGCCTCCCTGGGCCTGCCCGGCATCGGCAACTTCGTGGCGGAGTTCCTGGTGCTCCTGGGGGCTTACCGGGTCGATCCCGCCGTAACGGCCGTCGCCGTCGTCGGCCTGGTCGCCGCGACGGTCTACTCCCTGCGCCTGGTCCAGCAGACCTTTCACGGGTCGAACGTGCGTGGCTGGACCTTCCCGGACTTCACGATGCGGGAGATGGTTGTAATGGCCGCGATGATAGCCCTTCTCCTGTGGATCGGGCTGCGCCCGCAAACCTTGATCGACACGGCGGCGCCGGATCTCTACCGCATCGCCGCGTCCGTCTCCGTCGCTTCCGCGCCGGCGGGGAGGTGA
- a CDS encoding phosphoribosyltransferase — MKYFTDRRDAGKRLASALERYAGRRDTIVLGLPRGGVAVAYEVARGIGAPLDLLLVRKLGVPGQEELAMGAIASGGIRVLNDDVVRIAGITPEEIAAVESREQRELERRERAYRGERPPPDLRGRTVVLVDDGLATGATMRAAVHAARSLGAVRIVVAVPGAPAETAESISREADEFVVLAVPEPFCSVGTMYETFAQVADQEVRGFLAA; from the coding sequence ATGAAGTATTTCACCGACCGCAGGGATGCCGGGAAACGATTGGCCTCGGCTCTTGAGCGATACGCGGGCCGCAGGGACACGATTGTCCTGGGGCTCCCCCGCGGCGGAGTTGCCGTGGCCTACGAGGTTGCAAGAGGGATCGGCGCACCCCTTGACCTGCTTCTCGTCCGGAAGCTCGGCGTGCCGGGCCAGGAGGAGCTGGCGATGGGGGCGATAGCCTCCGGCGGGATACGGGTGTTGAACGACGACGTTGTTCGCATCGCTGGAATCACCCCCGAGGAAATCGCGGCCGTCGAGTCGAGGGAACAGCGTGAGCTGGAGAGACGGGAGCGCGCATACCGCGGGGAGCGGCCGCCGCCCGATCTCCGTGGCCGCACTGTCGTTCTCGTCGACGACGGCCTGGCGACCGGCGCCACGATGCGTGCGGCCGTCCATGCAGCGCGTTCCCTGGGAGCTGTGCGTATCGTCGTCGCCGTGCCCGGTGCGCCCGCCGAAACGGCGGAATCCATCTCGCGTGAAGCGGACGAGTTTGTGGTTCTGGCCGTGCCGGAACCGTTCTGCTCGGTCGGGACGATGTACGAAACCTTTGCCCAGGTCGCCGACCAGGAGGTCCGCGGATTCCTCGCGGCATGA
- the thiD gene encoding bifunctional hydroxymethylpyrimidine kinase/phosphomethylpyrimidine kinase: MDKALTIAGSDSGGGAGIQADLKTFTAFGVYGMSAITALTAQNTVGVQGIFDVSPEFVREQIRSVMTDIGADAAKTGMLSNAEIVKAVAEAVREFRIPNLVVDPVMVAKSGATLLAPEARKALAQELLPLATVITPNIFEAEAILGRRIEDLDAMKNAARELKNIGCRWVVLKGGHLDIESRAIDVLCGGRELILFRSPRLKTSCVHGSGCTFASAITAGLAKGLTPPEAVGRAKDYVTEAIRNGFSIGSGQGPTDHLTGVSSKW, encoded by the coding sequence ATCGATAAGGCACTGACCATAGCCGGCTCCGACAGCGGCGGAGGCGCCGGAATCCAGGCGGACCTCAAGACGTTCACGGCCTTCGGCGTTTACGGGATGTCGGCAATAACCGCTCTCACGGCCCAGAATACCGTTGGGGTGCAGGGAATTTTCGACGTTTCGCCGGAATTCGTCCGGGAGCAGATTCGAAGCGTCATGACCGACATCGGCGCCGATGCCGCCAAGACCGGGATGCTGTCCAATGCGGAAATCGTCAAGGCGGTGGCGGAAGCGGTCCGCGAATTCCGGATTCCCAACCTGGTCGTCGACCCTGTCATGGTCGCCAAGAGCGGCGCTACCCTGCTGGCGCCGGAAGCCCGCAAGGCGCTCGCCCAGGAACTGCTTCCGCTTGCGACCGTAATCACCCCCAATATTTTCGAGGCCGAGGCGATTCTTGGCCGCCGGATCGAAGATCTGGACGCCATGAAGAATGCCGCGCGGGAACTGAAAAACATCGGTTGTCGATGGGTGGTCTTGAAGGGCGGACATCTGGACATCGAATCCCGGGCCATCGACGTCCTGTGCGGCGGGCGGGAACTCATCCTGTTCCGGTCGCCGCGATTGAAAACCTCCTGCGTCCACGGAAGCGGCTGCACTTTCGCCTCTGCGATCACCGCCGGACTGGCCAAGGGGCTGACGCCGCCGGAGGCGGTCGGACGGGCCAAGGATTATGTCACCGAGGCCATCCGAAACGGATTTTCCATCGGAAGCGGACAAGGTCCCACCGACCACCTGACAGGCGTATCGAGCAAATGGTAG
- a CDS encoding lyase, producing the protein MKGRVFALVPFLVAAWISAASATVSIQEYDIPTPASFPHDPAVGPDGSLWYTGMRSNMLGRLDPKTGKIREYPIKTPESGLHGLAADKDGNIWFTASYKGYIGKLDPATGQVTEYPMPDPGARDPHTPAFDGKGILWFTVQSGNFVGRLDPETGKITLIRPPTAGARPYGIVVDAKGIPFFCEFGTNRIGRIDPATMTITEYRLPEGARPRRLAVAPDGLVYYTDYSRGYLGRLEPDSGKTEEWPSPGGKGSKPYGIAVGTIGEVWYSESGPEPNTIVMFDPKTKAFSRWAIPSGGKVIRHMAAAPSGDIFIACSGANKVGIVNTGLARTNGK; encoded by the coding sequence ATGAAAGGGAGAGTGTTCGCACTTGTTCCATTCCTGGTCGCGGCGTGGATATCCGCTGCGTCGGCAACTGTGTCGATCCAGGAGTACGATATTCCGACGCCAGCTTCCTTTCCCCACGATCCTGCCGTCGGCCCCGACGGATCGCTTTGGTATACGGGAATGCGATCGAACATGCTGGGGCGTCTCGATCCGAAAACCGGAAAGATCCGCGAGTATCCGATAAAAACACCGGAATCGGGTCTGCACGGGCTGGCGGCCGACAAGGACGGGAACATCTGGTTCACCGCCAGCTACAAGGGATACATAGGCAAGCTGGATCCGGCGACCGGTCAGGTCACCGAGTACCCGATGCCCGACCCGGGTGCGCGCGATCCGCATACGCCGGCGTTCGACGGCAAGGGAATTCTTTGGTTTACGGTCCAGTCGGGGAACTTCGTGGGGAGACTCGATCCCGAAACCGGCAAAATCACCCTTATTCGCCCTCCAACGGCCGGCGCCCGTCCTTACGGAATCGTAGTCGATGCGAAGGGTATCCCGTTTTTTTGCGAATTCGGCACGAACAGGATCGGCAGGATCGACCCCGCAACCATGACGATCACCGAGTACCGACTGCCGGAAGGGGCCAGGCCGCGGAGGCTCGCCGTCGCGCCTGACGGGCTCGTATATTACACCGACTACTCGCGCGGTTACCTTGGGCGCCTGGAACCCGACAGCGGAAAGACGGAAGAATGGCCGTCGCCCGGAGGCAAGGGGTCGAAACCGTACGGGATCGCGGTCGGGACAATTGGCGAGGTCTGGTACAGCGAGTCGGGACCCGAACCGAACACGATCGTGATGTTCGATCCGAAAACGAAGGCGTTTTCGCGCTGGGCGATCCCTTCGGGCGGTAAAGTGATCCGCCACATGGCAGCGGCGCCTTCAGGGGATATCTTCATTGCATGCAGCGGAGCCAACAAGGTCGGGATCGTAAATACCGGTCTTGCGCGAACGAACGGCAAATAA